GGCGAACAGGGCTTCGATGGCAGTGGGTCCGGCGTTGAAGATGCTCCATTTGATCGGCACGCCGACCTTCTGCTCGAACGTGCCCGTCGACTGCGCGTAGACCGCCTGGGCGTGGGTGATGTTCGGGAAATGTCCCAATCGAAGCTGGCGGGCCTCTTGCGAGAAGCCGGTCCCGGCAGACAGACCGAAAGCGAGGGCGAGAAGACCGATAATAAGCTTTCTTGCCATATTGTCACCTCCTGCTTTTCGCGGCGCGGGTGCACCGCCCCTTCAGCGCAATTACGAGGTCGCCTCGATCCGCAGCGGGCACATGAACTTGACGATGATCCAGCGCGAGAGCAATCCCGCTATTCTCGACCAGCCTGCGGCGGAATTCAAGCCAAGAGTCCCGAATGACATAGTTTAGGAAGCATCTTCAGGCTGGTGACCGGGTTTTCGTCCGTTTAAGCAAGCATCATGCGAGTCGTTTACGGGGCAGGAAAGCTCCGGGCCCGATTGGAGGATCCGACGCACGCCTCCCGGTCGGGGAAGCCTCGAGGCTGGGAAGGGAGTCTCGGAGCCAAGGTTCTTGGCGTGGCGGTCTTCTGGACGGGCATCGGATCGTTCCTCGGGGCTCCCGGCGTGATGGGCGACGCGCTTGCCGGCGGATTGGATCGGTCGCCGGAATCGGCCGCCGGCCGATCGCCGGGCAATCGTCTCTCTTCTGCGCGAGTGTCACGCGCCTTGCAAGCGGGCGCGGCCTGCCTGAGGCGCGATCATGACGGCATCGGATTCCGGGATCCCTACCTCACTTTCGTGTATCGCGGGGAAGCTCTCCCGACTCCTCCGGGATTGCCGCCGCTGACCTATAGGCGCATCGACGCCGATTTCATCCTGGCGCTGCTGGATGGCGAGTCGCCGCCCGGTGGGGCGAGCCTCGATCCTATCCTGGGAGCGGCCGCAGCGGCCCGGCGGACGCTGGAGCGGACGGCGCCCCTCTGGCGAAGCCGTAGACTATCCAACGTCCGCCGTCAGCCGAGCCCGCAAGGGATCGCCCTGGACACCTATTGCATGGTCGGATGGCTCGCGCAGGATCGGGTCATGGCGGAGAACGTCGCCCGGGCGATCGACGGGGACGGCTGGCTTCCGCAGAATCTCTATTCCGAGGAAGAGCGCTTTCGCGCCGACGCCGACGAGTGCTGGTGCCTAAAGCTCCTGGCTTCTCCGTCGGGCCCGGGGCTGGCTGGCGCCTCCTCGGTCCTGGCACGCATCGCAGCGACCTTGCGTCGCGCCGCGACGGGCGAACCGGGAAGCCGGGCGGCGTTCTACGAGGCCTTTCACCTGGGGATGGTCCTCGAGGAAGCGCAGCGCGCAGGCCGCATTCCCGGCGGGGGCGCGGGAAAAGGTGAAGGGGACGCGTACGGCGCGCAGGAATTGAAGCGCGAGGCACGCGAGGCCCTGCGGATCTGGGCGGACCGGCAGGCGGGCGCCTCGAGCCCCGCCCTCGTCGAATGGGCCAACCTGGCGACCTGCGAAATCCTCGACGACGAGACGGGAAAGCAGCTGAGAAGAAGGGCAGTCGAAGTGCTTCTCGAGGCGCAGGGGAAGGACGGGTGTTGGAGGCTTCGGGACGCCGAGCCGGCATCCTACGGATCGAGCTTCCTGACGCTGCGGGCGCTTCTCGGTCTGGCAGCTTCCCGGTCCGGCTTCGAGGCGTCGCGCTCCGGCGCCGCCTCCGGCCCGCCGGCGCCGAAAGCGGCGAGACCGGCCCAATAGAAGGGGTGGTCGAGCGGGCGGCCTCCCGCCCCCGCGATCCGCCCATGGATGAGATCGCGCTGCAGCTCCGCCAGCGCCGCCGCGGGCGAAGAATGGGAGAGGCGCGGATAGAGCGCCGGCAGGATGGAGAGAGCCGATCGATCCTCCATCTCCCAGAGGCTCGCGATGACCGTCCCGGCTCCGGCCGAAAGGAAGGCGCGCGCCAGAGAGGTGCGCTCCTCCCCCGGGGCGTCGCCGCGCGCCGTGCCGCGCTCCACGGCGGTCTCGCAGCCGCTCAGGACGACGAGTGCGGCCCGGATCGGCAGCGCCGCGATCTCTCCCGCTTCGAGGCGTCCATCCTCCCCTTCGCCGGGGGAGAGCGCCAGGTAGGAATGGAGCGGCGAGAGTGGGTCGAGCCTGCCGTGAGCCGCAAGGTGGATCACCTCATAGTCTCCCGCGCTCCTTCGCAACACGGCCTCGCGGGCCGACGCGCCGGTCAGAACGTCCACCCGCGCGGCGGCGAGGCGGGCAATCCGCCGCGCCTCCTCTTCGGCGCCCGGCAGGTTCTCTTCACCCGGGTTGGCCATGGCGAGGATCGCGCCGGCAGGGCCGGCGCGCGAAGCGGCGCGGGAAAAGAGCGACTCCGCCGCGGGCAGAATCGAGACGCTCCAGCGCTCGATCACCGGGCGCTCCCGCCAGAGGAGCGCCCCGAACGGCGCGCCCTGGAGCGGCCCCGCGGGGACGACCAGGAGCTGGTCGGCGCCGAGGAGCTCGGAGGCGACCGGCTCGAGCAGCGTCCGGCCGGCGAGCGCGGCGGCCCGTTTCCACGTCTCAGTAACGGCCGCATCCCCGCGATCCGGCCTTCCCGGATGTCGCAGCGTCTCGAGCGCTCCGGTCCAGGAGGCCGCACGCTTCTCCAGCGAAATCGCCTGGACGCCGAGCGCTTCACGGCGGATTACGAACACCAACAGCTCTTGGTCCGCGACGAAATAGTCGAGCATGAGTTCACGGGCTCGCAGCAGGCGCTGGAGACGATCGAGCGGCGCGACCGGCTCCGGCTGGAGCCGGGAGCCGGAATGAAGGGAAGCGGGAGACGAGAGCGCGGAGCGTGAGGCGACGTCCTCGGGGAGGCCGGATGCGAAATCGGGGAGCGTAAGACGCTCGGCGAAGGTGCGCGCCTTGGCCGCCCGGGCGACCCGATAGGCTTCCTCCACCTCTCCCCGGCGGAGGCTGAGCCGGACGAGGGAGCGATAGGGCGCGATTCGATCTTCGAGGACCGCGGCGCGCCACGGGAGGGGCCGCACGCTGCTACGGAGCCGCTCCACTTCGGACACGGAGCGTTCGTACGATCGGCGAGCCGAGTCGAGATCTCCCGTGCTTTCCGCGACGCGCCCTTCGAGATGCAGGATCTTCCAGTCGAATTCGACGTTCGGCCGCCCCTGGGAGAGTCGGCGAATCCGCCCCAAAGCGGCGCGCGCCCCGGCGGGGCTCCCTCCCTGAAGCAGAGCCTCCGCCTCGACGACATGGGCATAGGCGATGCCATGCAGATCGTTCTCGGGCTCGAAGACCCGCGACGCCTCCTGGACCAGCTCCACCGCTCTTGCACGATGGCCGGAAGCCAGCTCCAAGGCGGCGAGGTCGGTCATCGCCTCGGCCCGCTCCGCCGGTCTCGGGGTGTCGCGCAGCGCCTTCAGCGCCGCCTCGAGCGCCTCCCTGCCAGCGGCCGGCTCGCCGAGCTGGAAGCGGATCAGTCCCAGGACCTGGAGCACCATCGCCTCCCCGCGGCGATCTCCGGCTCCGCGATAGAGACGGGAAGCGCTCTCCAGCTCCGAGATTCCGCGGCGCGGCTCCCCCAGGAGAGAGAGGATCTGTCCTAGGTTCATCCGGTAGAGAGCCTCGTGGCCGGGCTCCGAAGCCGTCGCGACGTAGCGGATTGCCTGCGTGAGCTCCGACACCGTCTCTTCGTAGCGGCCGATGTAGAAGAGTGCCGCCGCGCGCTCTCCATGGATCCGTCCGAGCAGGGAGGGATCTTCGGCATTTTGGAGAGCCGCCTGCGCCGCGTCCAGGTGCGTCAGACCCGGCTCGTAGTGTCCTTGCTCGTTCTCGAGGTGCGCCGCGGCCATCTCCACCCGGGCGCGGGTCAGGATCGAATTGGTCTGACCGGCGGCGGCCCGGCAGCGCTCGAGGCTTCTCCGCGCGCCTTGAAAATCACGCTGTGCGATCTGCGATTCGGTGAGACTCAGCCACGCCTGGGCCTCTTCCTTCCAGAGGCCGGCTTTGCGGGCGATTTCAGCCCCCCTCCGGTGACTCTCGTCTCCCCGGCGCCTTTCTCCCTTGCGAGAGTAGAGGACCCCGAGGTTCTGCCAGGCGAGGGACTCGATTTGTGCGTCTCCCAGGGCGCGGCCCGCCTGGGCGGCTCTTTGGGAGTGGTCGATTGCGGCTTCGGTCTGCCCCAGATTTTGTTCGAGGTTCGCCAGGTTCAGCAGGATTGCCGCCTGGTCATCGCGCAGCCCGAGAGTCTGGGCGACCTCCAGCGCTCCTTGGAGCGCGGTCCGCGCTTCCGGCATCTGTCCGCGACCTGAGTAGACGAGCGAGCGGTTGCTCTCGATCGCCGCCAACAGCGCGAGATCACCCGACTTCCGCACCGCGTCCTTGGCTTCTCCGAGACGGGTGAGGGCTGTCGCGTAATCTCCCTCCTGGGCGGCCATCCCCCCCAGGTTCGAGAGACATCGCGCCTCCTCCCGCAGGTCCCCGAGACGGCGGAAGATCGGAAGCGCCTTCGCGAAACCCGCAATCGCCTGGGGAAACCTTCCTGCCATCGCCTCCTTCTTGCCGGCGTTCTTCACACCGAGCGCGGCGTTTCGCTCCGCTCGCTGGGCCGGCGTCCAGGCGCGGAAGGTCCGGATCCGCTGCCGCAGGGATTCGTCCCGGAAGGCGGCCGCGTAAGCCTCCGACAAGGCGTCTTCGAGCCGCCGGCTCGCGGCGTCGCCTTGATTGAGGAGACGGTCGACCGCCTCGTAGGTCCCGGCGCGATCGGCCGCCACCAGGCGGGAAATCGATCGGATGTCCGAGGAGTCGAGAAGCGCCCGCGTCTTCTCGATGAGGGCCGGGGCGTCGTCTTCGCCGGTGAAGCCGGCCGTGACGGTAGCCAGGAATATCGCGACGATCGCCGCGCCCAGTCCCGCCGCGGCCCGCAGCGCGGGGGGGATCCTCATCAGCGCGCCTCGAAGGCGATGGGCCGGCTCTCGGCCAGGACTCGATCCAGCGCCAGTGCGCGGATCCGCCAAATCAGGGTTCCGGGCCGAGGCCCCGGGACGCCGGAGGGCCAGTGCGCGGAGGACGTGCCCGCGGGAACGGTGAAGCTGGCGAGATTCTCCCCATACGCGCTGTGGACGTCGATGACGTAACGATCGGCTCCGCGGACCCTCGACCAGCGGAAAACGATCGCTCCCGCGGGCGCCGTGGACCCGGCCGAAGGGACGAGGTCCTCGAAACCGCCCGCGCCGCCGCCGCGATAGGTTGCGGCCCCGCGCGGCGGCGTCGAGGGAGAGAGATAGGCGGCAAGCGCGGCCACGATCAGCAGAGAAGCGGCCAGGCCGGCGGCCCGGGGAGGCGTGAGCCATCGCCGCGCCGGGCTTCCCGGGTCTCCCGCCTGCTTCGCCCGGGCGATGAACTCGCGGGGCGCGGCCTCCCCCGCCGACCCGGCGGATCGCAGCAGCGCGATGCCGGCGCGGCACGCGTCGCAGCGGGCGAGATGCGACTCGAAGGTCCGCAGGGCATCCGGCGGAAGCCTTCCTTCGAGATAGACGGCGGTGGTCAGCTCGTCGGGATGATCTTCCTGAACACGCGTCTCCTTCACGGCCTTCTCCTCGCTCATGACGGCCAGAAGGACGCGGCGTGGGCCGATTCGAGATCGAGAGGGGCGATGCCGGAGCCCGCCAGCCGATCGCGGAGGCTCCCGAGGGCGTCACGGACGAGCGCTTCGGCCTCCTCCGGCGAGACGGCGAAGAACTCGGCGATCTCCGCGTGGCTCATTCCGTCGCGGAACTTCAGCGCCAGAGCGAGCCGCAGGCGGGGCTCCATCTCCTCCATCGCCTCGCCGAGGATCCTCCACGCCTCCTCGCCTCGCAGCGCCGACTCCGGATCGCCGTTCCGGCTCCGCAGCGGCAGGGGATGATCCGGGTCGCCGGCCGACTCCCGCACCGGGTCGATCGAAAGGGAGCCCTGCCGGGAGGCGAGGCGGGCGAGAAGCTTCCAGCGCTGGTTCGGGGACAGCGTCGCGGTGATTCTCGCCGAGCGCTCCTCCGCCTCGGCCGAGCCCAGCGTGATGCCGTGCCGTCCCTTCAGAAGTCCGCGGGCCTCCTCCACCTGCCGTCCCTCGCGAAGGATGTATTCGAAGAGCAGGCGATCGGTCTCGTCCATGGCCGCCACCTTGCCGAAGGGCCGGTACCGTCCCTCCCGGGCCCGGACGAAGTCGACGCCGATGTTCTTCGCCACCACGGCGAGATAGGTCGAGAAGCGGCAGGGCGCCCCGGGGCGCTCGCGAAAGACGCGGATCCGCTTCAGGTCATCCTCCTTGAGGCGCGAGCAGATCAGGAGGAAGAGGTCCATTCGATCGTCGTAGCCGTCGGCGAAGAGGCACGCGACGCGGAAGAGCACGCCGGCAAAAGCTTCCAGGAACTCCTCCCACGAGCCCGGCTCGCGCCGGGCGACGCGGGACAGGATCTCCCGTTCCGCCTGCTCGTCCATGATTCGCGCCATCCCGGCCGGGCGGCCGACGGCGGCCGGAGAGCCGTCGTCGCGCGCGGCGTCCTGAAGGGGGGGGGACGAAGAACCACCCTATCAGAATATACCCGGGGAGAGCGGGAAGTCTCGCCGATTTCGTCGGACAAAGAAAACCCCGGCCGGGGTCCGTCGGAAGGCCGGCCGGGGCGCGCAATGGACCGCGTCGAGCCTCTCTAGTACTTGACCTTGATAAAAATCGGCGAGCCACCTCCGCCGGGAGAGCATCCTTCGTTCACCGATCCGTTGCAATTGTCGTCGATCGAAGTGGCGCAATCCTCGGCGCGCCCGGGATTCAC
The genomic region above belongs to Candidatus Polarisedimenticolia bacterium and contains:
- a CDS encoding CHAT domain-containing protein, whose protein sequence is MRIPPALRAAAGLGAAIVAIFLATVTAGFTGEDDAPALIEKTRALLDSSDIRSISRLVAADRAGTYEAVDRLLNQGDAASRRLEDALSEAYAAAFRDESLRQRIRTFRAWTPAQRAERNAALGVKNAGKKEAMAGRFPQAIAGFAKALPIFRRLGDLREEARCLSNLGGMAAQEGDYATALTRLGEAKDAVRKSGDLALLAAIESNRSLVYSGRGQMPEARTALQGALEVAQTLGLRDDQAAILLNLANLEQNLGQTEAAIDHSQRAAQAGRALGDAQIESLAWQNLGVLYSRKGERRRGDESHRRGAEIARKAGLWKEEAQAWLSLTESQIAQRDFQGARRSLERCRAAAGQTNSILTRARVEMAAAHLENEQGHYEPGLTHLDAAQAALQNAEDPSLLGRIHGERAAALFYIGRYEETVSELTQAIRYVATASEPGHEALYRMNLGQILSLLGEPRRGISELESASRLYRGAGDRRGEAMVLQVLGLIRFQLGEPAAGREALEAALKALRDTPRPAERAEAMTDLAALELASGHRARAVELVQEASRVFEPENDLHGIAYAHVVEAEALLQGGSPAGARAALGRIRRLSQGRPNVEFDWKILHLEGRVAESTGDLDSARRSYERSVSEVERLRSSVRPLPWRAAVLEDRIAPYRSLVRLSLRRGEVEEAYRVARAAKARTFAERLTLPDFASGLPEDVASRSALSSPASLHSGSRLQPEPVAPLDRLQRLLRARELMLDYFVADQELLVFVIRREALGVQAISLEKRAASWTGALETLRHPGRPDRGDAAVTETWKRAAALAGRTLLEPVASELLGADQLLVVPAGPLQGAPFGALLWRERPVIERWSVSILPAAESLFSRAASRAGPAGAILAMANPGEENLPGAEEEARRIARLAAARVDVLTGASAREAVLRRSAGDYEVIHLAAHGRLDPLSPLHSYLALSPGEGEDGRLEAGEIAALPIRAALVVLSGCETAVERGTARGDAPGEERTSLARAFLSAGAGTVIASLWEMEDRSALSILPALYPRLSHSSPAAALAELQRDLIHGRIAGAGGRPLDHPFYWAGLAAFGAGGPEAAPERDASKPDREAARPRSARSVRKLDP
- a CDS encoding zf-HC2 domain-containing protein — its product is MKETRVQEDHPDELTTAVYLEGRLPPDALRTFESHLARCDACRAGIALLRSAGSAGEAAPREFIARAKQAGDPGSPARRWLTPPRAAGLAASLLIVAALAAYLSPSTPPRGAATYRGGGAGGFEDLVPSAGSTAPAGAIVFRWSRVRGADRYVIDVHSAYGENLASFTVPAGTSSAHWPSGVPGPRPGTLIWRIRALALDRVLAESRPIAFEAR
- a CDS encoding sigma-70 family RNA polymerase sigma factor; its protein translation is MDEQAEREILSRVARREPGSWEEFLEAFAGVLFRVACLFADGYDDRMDLFLLICSRLKEDDLKRIRVFRERPGAPCRFSTYLAVVAKNIGVDFVRAREGRYRPFGKVAAMDETDRLLFEYILREGRQVEEARGLLKGRHGITLGSAEAEERSARITATLSPNQRWKLLARLASRQGSLSIDPVRESAGDPDHPLPLRSRNGDPESALRGEEAWRILGEAMEEMEPRLRLALALKFRDGMSHAEIAEFFAVSPEEAEALVRDALGSLRDRLAGSGIAPLDLESAHAASFWPS